The Pseudomonas kermanshahensis genome includes a window with the following:
- the lspA gene encoding signal peptidase II, whose amino-acid sequence MPNPVAGRFGRLAWLWLSLVVLVLDQVTKVYFEGKLSLYQQIVVIPDYFSWTLAYNTGAAFSFLADSSGWQRWLFALIALVVSAVLVVWLKRLGRSETWLAVALALVLGGALGNLYDRIVLGHVVDFILVHWQNRHYFPAFNLADSAITVGAVMLALDMFKSKKSEEPVHD is encoded by the coding sequence ATGCCTAACCCTGTTGCGGGGCGCTTCGGGCGCCTTGCCTGGCTCTGGCTGAGCCTGGTGGTCCTGGTCCTTGACCAGGTCACCAAGGTTTATTTCGAAGGCAAGTTGAGCCTGTACCAGCAGATCGTGGTCATTCCTGACTACTTCAGCTGGACCTTGGCCTACAACACCGGCGCGGCGTTCAGCTTCCTCGCCGACAGCTCCGGCTGGCAGCGTTGGCTGTTCGCCCTGATCGCCCTGGTGGTCAGTGCGGTGCTGGTGGTCTGGCTCAAGCGCCTGGGGCGCAGCGAGACCTGGCTGGCCGTCGCCTTGGCATTGGTGCTGGGTGGTGCGCTGGGTAACCTGTATGACCGCATCGTGCTTGGCCACGTGGTCGACTTCATCCTGGTGCACTGGCAGAACCGCCATTATTTCCCGGCCTTCAACCTGGCCGACAGTGCCATCACCGTTGGTGCGGTGATGCTGGCGCTGGATATGTTCAAGAGCAAGAAGTCCGAGGAGCCTGTCCATGACTGA
- the murJ gene encoding murein biosynthesis integral membrane protein MurJ gives MNLLKSLAAVSSITMISRVLGFVRDTILARVFGAGIATDAFFIAFKLPNLLRRIFAEGAFSQAFVPILAEYKTQQGEEATRTFIAYVSGLLTLVLALVTAVGILAAPWVVWATAPGFVDSAEKYALTTDLLRVTFPYILLISLSSLAGAILNTWNRFSVPAFTPTLLNVAMIFFAVVLTPYFDPPIMALAWGVLAGGLAQLLYQLPALKKIGMLVLPRLNLRDTGVWRVLKQMLPAILGVSVSQISLIINTIFASFLVAGSVSWMYYADRLMELPSGVLGVALGTILLPTLAKTYANKDREEYSRILDWGLRLCFLLVLPCTLAMAILAEPLTVALFQYGKFSAFDAAMTQRALMAYSVGLLAIILVKVLAPGFYAQQNIRTPVKIAVFTLVCTQLLNLVLVGPLAHAGLALAISLGACLNAGLLFWKLRSQGLFEPQAGWVRFLFKLVLAVTLMSAVLLAGMHVMPAWEQGGMLERFVRLGVLILAGVVTYFGCLYLCGFRPRHFARKALH, from the coding sequence ATGAATCTGCTCAAATCCCTGGCCGCAGTCAGCTCAATCACCATGATTTCCAGGGTGTTGGGCTTTGTACGCGACACCATCCTGGCGCGTGTATTTGGTGCCGGCATCGCCACTGATGCCTTTTTCATCGCGTTCAAGCTGCCCAACCTGCTGCGGCGGATTTTTGCCGAGGGGGCGTTTTCGCAAGCGTTCGTGCCGATTCTGGCCGAATACAAGACCCAGCAGGGCGAGGAAGCGACCCGTACCTTTATTGCCTATGTCAGCGGCCTGCTGACCCTGGTCCTGGCCCTGGTCACGGCCGTTGGCATCCTCGCGGCGCCCTGGGTGGTGTGGGCGACAGCGCCTGGGTTCGTCGACAGCGCCGAAAAATATGCGCTCACCACCGACCTGTTGCGGGTGACCTTTCCTTATATATTGCTGATTTCGCTGTCGTCGCTGGCGGGGGCAATCCTCAACACCTGGAACCGATTCTCCGTCCCGGCGTTTACCCCGACCCTGCTGAACGTGGCGATGATCTTCTTCGCCGTGGTGCTCACGCCGTATTTCGACCCGCCAATCATGGCGTTGGCCTGGGGTGTACTGGCCGGCGGCTTGGCGCAACTGCTGTACCAGCTGCCGGCACTAAAGAAGATCGGCATGCTCGTACTGCCACGCCTGAACCTGCGCGACACCGGTGTATGGCGCGTGCTCAAGCAGATGCTGCCGGCGATCCTCGGCGTTTCGGTCAGCCAGATATCGCTGATCATCAACACCATCTTCGCCTCGTTCCTGGTGGCCGGCTCGGTGTCGTGGATGTATTACGCCGATCGCCTGATGGAGCTGCCGTCCGGCGTGCTCGGCGTGGCCCTGGGCACCATCCTGCTGCCGACGTTGGCCAAGACCTACGCCAACAAGGACCGCGAAGAATACTCGCGCATCCTCGACTGGGGCCTGCGCCTGTGCTTCTTGCTGGTGTTGCCTTGCACACTGGCCATGGCCATTCTCGCCGAGCCGCTGACTGTGGCGCTGTTCCAGTACGGCAAGTTCAGCGCGTTCGATGCGGCCATGACCCAGCGTGCGTTGATGGCCTATTCTGTGGGCCTGTTGGCGATCATCCTGGTCAAGGTACTGGCACCAGGCTTCTATGCGCAGCAGAATATCCGAACACCCGTGAAGATCGCGGTGTTCACGCTGGTCTGCACTCAGCTGTTGAACCTGGTTCTGGTCGGCCCGCTGGCGCATGCTGGCCTGGCCCTGGCGATCAGCCTAGGTGCCTGCCTCAATGCTGGCCTGCTGTTCTGGAAGCTGCGCAGCCAAGGGCTGTTCGAGCCGCAAGCGGGCTGGGTACGCTTCCTGTTCAAGCTGGTATTGGCAGTTACATTGATGTCGGCGGTATTGCTGGCGGGCATGCACGTCATGCCGGCCTGGGAGCAGGGCGGCATGCTCGAGCGCTTCGTGCGTCTCGGGGTGCTGATCCTGGCGGGCGTCGTGACGTATTTCGGCTGCCTGTACCTGTGCGGCTTCCGGCCACGGCATTTTGCCCGCAAGGCCCTGCACTGA
- the ileS gene encoding isoleucine--tRNA ligase — MTDYKATLNLPDTAFPMKAGLPQREPQILQRWDSIGLYQKLREIGKDRPKFVLHDGPPYANGKIHIGHALNKILKDMIVRSKTLAGFDAPYVPGWDCHGLPIEHKVEVTHGKHLSADRTRELCREYAAEQIEGQKTEFIRLGVLGDWDNPYKTMNFANEAGEIRALAEMVKQGFVFKGLKPVNWCFDCGSALAEAEVEYADKKSQTIDVAFPVADADKLAAAFGLASLAKPAAIVIWTTTPWTIPANQALNIHPEFKYALVDTGERLLVLAEELVESCLKRYNLEGSVVATAQGSALELINFRHPFYDRLSPLYLADYVELGAGTGVVHSAPAYGEDDFVTCKRYGMVNDDILTPVQSNGVYVESLEFFGGQFIWKANPAIVEKLGEVGALMHSETISHSYMHCWRHKTPLIYRATAQWFVGMDKQPTTGEPLRERALKAIEETKFVPAWGQARLHSMIANRPDWCISRQRNWGVPIPFFLHKQTGELHPRTVELMEAVAKRVEQEGIEAWFKLDAAELLGDETGQYDKITDTLDVWFDSGTTHWHVLRGSHDIGHATGPVADLYLEGSDQHRGWFHSSLLTGCAIDNHAPYRELLTHGFTVDENGRKMSKSLGNTIEPEKVNNTLGADILRLWVSATDYSGEMAVSEQILQRSADAYRRIRNTARFLLSNLSGFDPSRDLLAPEDMLALDRWAVDRTLLLQRELEEHYSEYRFWNVYSKIHNFCVQELGGFYLDIIKDRQYTTGANSVARRSCQSALYHISEALVRWIAPILAFTADEIWQYLPGERNESVMLNGWYQGLSELPEGTELDRAYWDRVMAVKASVNKELENQRTAKVIGGNLQAEVTLYAEEGLAADLSKLGDELRFVLITSAASVVPFVQAPADAVATEVEGLKLKVVKSGHAKCGRCWHFRADVGSHPEHPEICSRCVDNLSGSGEVRHYA; from the coding sequence ATGACCGACTACAAAGCCACGCTAAACCTTCCGGACACCGCCTTCCCGATGAAGGCCGGCCTGCCTCAGCGCGAACCGCAGATTCTGCAGCGCTGGGACAGCATTGGCCTGTACCAGAAGCTGCGCGAAATTGGCAAGGATCGTCCGAAGTTCGTCCTGCACGACGGCCCGCCCTATGCCAACGGCAAGATCCACATCGGTCATGCGCTGAACAAGATCCTCAAGGACATGATCGTCCGTTCCAAGACCCTCGCGGGCTTTGACGCGCCCTACGTGCCGGGCTGGGACTGCCATGGCCTGCCGATCGAACACAAGGTCGAAGTCACCCACGGTAAGCACCTGTCCGCCGACCGCACCCGCGAGCTGTGCCGCGAGTACGCCGCCGAGCAGATCGAAGGGCAGAAGACCGAGTTCATCCGCCTGGGTGTGCTGGGCGACTGGGACAACCCTTACAAGACCATGAACTTCGCCAACGAGGCCGGTGAAATCCGTGCCCTGGCCGAGATGGTCAAGCAAGGTTTCGTGTTCAAGGGCCTCAAGCCTGTGAACTGGTGTTTCGATTGCGGTTCGGCACTGGCCGAAGCCGAAGTCGAATACGCCGACAAGAAGTCGCAGACCATCGACGTGGCCTTCCCGGTCGCCGACGCCGACAAGCTGGCCGCCGCCTTTGGCCTGGCCTCGCTGGCCAAGCCTGCCGCCATCGTGATCTGGACCACCACCCCGTGGACCATCCCTGCCAACCAGGCGCTGAACATCCACCCGGAGTTCAAGTACGCCCTGGTCGACACTGGCGAGCGCCTGCTGGTGCTGGCTGAAGAGCTGGTCGAGTCGTGCCTCAAGCGTTACAACCTGGAAGGCTCGGTGGTTGCGACCGCCCAAGGCTCGGCGCTGGAGCTGATCAACTTCCGCCACCCGTTCTACGACCGCCTGTCGCCACTCTACCTGGCTGACTACGTCGAGCTGGGCGCCGGTACTGGTGTGGTCCACTCCGCACCTGCCTACGGTGAAGACGACTTCGTCACCTGCAAGCGCTACGGCATGGTCAACGACGACATCCTCACGCCCGTGCAAAGCAACGGCGTGTATGTCGAGTCGCTGGAGTTCTTTGGCGGCCAGTTCATCTGGAAGGCCAACCCGGCCATCGTCGAGAAGCTGGGCGAAGTCGGCGCGCTGATGCACTCCGAAACCATCAGCCACAGCTACATGCACTGCTGGCGCCACAAAACCCCGCTGATCTACCGCGCCACCGCGCAGTGGTTCGTCGGCATGGACAAGCAGCCAACCACCGGCGAGCCGCTGCGTGAGCGCGCGCTCAAGGCCATCGAAGAAACCAAGTTCGTCCCGGCCTGGGGCCAGGCGCGCCTGCACTCGATGATCGCCAACCGCCCGGACTGGTGCATCTCGCGTCAGCGCAACTGGGGTGTGCCGATCCCGTTCTTCCTGCACAAGCAGACCGGCGAGCTGCACCCGCGTACCGTCGAGCTGATGGAAGCCGTGGCCAAGCGCGTCGAGCAAGAAGGCATTGAGGCCTGGTTCAAGCTGGACGCCGCCGAACTGCTCGGTGACGAAACCGGCCAGTACGACAAGATCACCGACACCCTGGACGTGTGGTTCGACTCCGGCACCACCCACTGGCACGTGCTGCGTGGCTCGCACGACATCGGCCACGCTACCGGCCCGGTCGCCGACCTGTACCTGGAAGGCTCGGACCAGCACCGCGGCTGGTTCCACTCGTCCTTGTTGACCGGTTGCGCCATCGACAACCACGCGCCGTACCGCGAGTTGCTGACCCACGGCTTCACCGTGGACGAGAACGGCCGCAAGATGTCCAAGTCGCTGGGCAACACCATCGAGCCGGAAAAGGTCAACAACACCCTGGGTGCCGACATCCTGCGCCTGTGGGTTTCGGCCACCGACTACTCCGGTGAGATGGCGGTTTCCGAGCAGATCCTGCAGCGTAGCGCCGACGCCTACCGCCGTATCCGCAACACCGCGCGCTTCCTGCTGTCCAACCTGTCGGGCTTCGACCCGTCCCGCGACCTGCTGGCCCCAGAGGACATGCTGGCCCTGGACCGTTGGGCCGTGGACCGCACGCTGCTGCTGCAGCGCGAGCTGGAAGAGCACTACAGCGAGTACCGCTTCTGGAACGTCTACTCGAAGATCCACAACTTCTGCGTGCAGGAGCTGGGTGGCTTCTACCTCGACATCATCAAGGACCGCCAGTACACCACCGGCGCCAACAGTGTCGCGCGCCGTTCGTGCCAGTCTGCGCTGTACCACATCAGCGAAGCGCTGGTGCGCTGGATCGCGCCGATCCTGGCCTTCACCGCCGACGAAATCTGGCAATACCTGCCGGGCGAGCGCAACGAGTCGGTGATGCTCAACGGCTGGTACCAGGGCCTGAGCGAGCTGCCGGAAGGCACCGAGCTGGACCGTGCCTACTGGGACCGCGTCATGGCGGTCAAGGCATCGGTCAACAAGGAGCTGGAAAACCAGCGTACCGCCAAGGTCATTGGTGGCAACCTGCAAGCCGAAGTTACCCTGTACGCCGAAGAAGGCCTGGCCGCCGACCTGAGCAAGCTGGGCGACGAGCTGCGCTTCGTGCTGATCACCTCGGCTGCCAGCGTGGTGCCGTTCGTGCAGGCACCGGCTGATGCCGTGGCGACCGAAGTCGAAGGCCTCAAGCTGAAAGTGGTCAAGTCTGGCCACGCCAAGTGCGGCCGCTGCTGGCACTTCCGCGCCGACGTTGGCAGCCACCCGGAGCACCCGGAAATCTGCAGCCGTTGCGTCGACAACCTGAGCGGTTCGGGCGAGGTGCGCCACTATGCCTAA
- the rpsT gene encoding 30S ribosomal protein S20: MANTPSAKKRAKQAEKRRSHNASLRSMVRTYIKNVVKAIDAKDAEKAQAAYVLAVPVIDRMADKGIIHKNKAARHKGRLNGHIKALKEAAAA; encoded by the coding sequence GTGGCCAACACACCTTCCGCCAAGAAACGTGCAAAACAGGCTGAGAAGCGTCGCAGCCACAACGCCAGCCTGCGTTCCATGGTCCGCACCTACATCAAGAATGTAGTTAAAGCCATCGACGCAAAAGACGCTGAAAAAGCGCAAGCCGCTTACGTTCTGGCTGTGCCTGTAATCGACCGCATGGCCGATAAAGGCATCATCCACAAGAACAAAGCTGCTCGCCACAAAGGCCGTCTGAATGGCCACATCAAGGCGCTGAAAGAAGCTGCAGCTGCCTAA
- a CDS encoding PqiB family protein: MSDLPTAKTRPASNWSAIWILPLIALMIGGWLAWQAYRDAGVEIEVRFTTGEGIVANKTEVIYKGMPVGKVTSLVLDAKGDNQGVIATIEMNKAAEPHLTTGTRFWLVKPSVSLAGISGLETLVSGNYIAVSPGEGEKAKRFTALSTAPPLSDSEPGLHLTLKADRLGSLNRDSPVFYKQIQVGRVKSYRLSDDQDTVEVKVFIQPAYASLVRKHTRFWNASGISIDASLSGVKVRSESLSSIVAGGIAFATPEYRKDSPPTDPSLPFRLYEDFDAAQAGIRIKVKLSDYEGLQAGRTPVMYKGIQVGSLKALKMEDNLGSAMAELTLDPLTEDYLVEGTQFWVVKPSISLAGITGLEALVKGNYIAIRPGEKGAKPLREFEARPKAPPLDLKAPGLHMVLFADTLGSLEVGSPVMYRQVKVGSVQSYQFARNSNRILIGVHIEKEYEKLVNGSSRFWNVSGITLTGGLSGIKIKSESLQTLMAGGIAFDTPRPDVALKRHIPRFRLHDSEEAVNRAGTLITIRVDRADGLKPGTPIRFRGLDVGSIESVDLTADLQAVLLRARITEAAERIARVGTQFWVVKPALGLVRTENLDTLIGGQYLEVQPAVKDRGTQRDFIALADAPEVAGPEVGLPLTLSAPRRGSIKPGVPVTYREVAVGKVTGFELGQSADRVLIHILIEPRYAALVRSGSRFWNSSGFGFDWGLLKGATVRTESLETLIDGGIAFATPDGEQMGNPARPQQTFALFDKAEDQWLQWAPKIQIAK; encoded by the coding sequence ATGAGTGACCTGCCTACGGCAAAAACCCGCCCAGCCTCGAACTGGTCGGCCATCTGGATTCTGCCGCTGATTGCGTTGATGATCGGCGGCTGGTTGGCATGGCAGGCGTATCGGGATGCGGGTGTAGAAATCGAAGTTCGTTTCACCACCGGTGAAGGGATCGTCGCCAACAAGACCGAAGTTATCTACAAGGGCATGCCGGTCGGTAAGGTGACGTCCCTGGTGCTGGACGCCAAGGGCGACAACCAAGGGGTGATCGCCACCATTGAGATGAACAAGGCGGCAGAACCACACCTGACAACCGGTACGCGCTTCTGGCTGGTCAAGCCAAGCGTCAGCCTGGCGGGTATTTCCGGCCTGGAAACCTTGGTCTCGGGTAACTACATCGCCGTAAGCCCTGGCGAAGGGGAGAAGGCCAAGCGCTTTACCGCCTTGTCCACGGCACCGCCCTTGTCCGACAGTGAGCCCGGCTTGCACCTGACGCTCAAGGCCGATCGATTGGGGTCGCTCAACCGCGACAGCCCGGTGTTCTACAAGCAGATCCAGGTCGGCCGGGTGAAGAGCTACCGGCTTTCCGATGATCAGGATACGGTCGAGGTCAAGGTATTCATCCAGCCCGCCTATGCCAGCCTGGTGCGCAAACACACGCGTTTCTGGAATGCCAGCGGCATCAGTATCGATGCCAGCCTGTCGGGCGTGAAGGTGCGCAGCGAGTCGCTCTCGAGCATCGTCGCCGGCGGTATTGCTTTCGCGACACCGGAATACCGCAAGGACAGCCCGCCAACCGACCCCAGTCTGCCGTTCCGCCTGTACGAAGACTTCGATGCTGCCCAGGCCGGTATCCGCATCAAGGTCAAGCTGAGTGACTACGAAGGCCTGCAGGCCGGTCGTACGCCGGTGATGTACAAAGGCATACAGGTCGGCTCGCTGAAAGCGCTGAAGATGGAGGATAACCTCGGCAGCGCCATGGCCGAGCTCACCCTCGACCCGCTGACCGAGGACTACCTGGTCGAAGGGACACAGTTCTGGGTAGTCAAGCCGTCCATCTCGCTGGCGGGCATCACAGGCCTGGAGGCCTTGGTGAAAGGTAACTACATTGCCATTCGCCCTGGCGAGAAGGGCGCCAAGCCGCTGCGTGAGTTCGAGGCTCGGCCCAAGGCGCCGCCGCTGGACCTCAAGGCACCGGGCCTGCACATGGTGCTGTTCGCCGATACCCTGGGTTCGTTGGAAGTCGGTAGCCCGGTGATGTATCGCCAGGTGAAAGTGGGTAGCGTGCAGAGCTACCAGTTCGCCCGCAACAGCAACCGCATCCTGATCGGTGTGCACATCGAGAAGGAGTACGAGAAGCTGGTCAACGGCTCGTCGCGCTTCTGGAATGTCAGTGGTATTACCCTGACCGGTGGGTTGTCGGGCATCAAGATCAAAAGTGAATCACTGCAAACGCTGATGGCGGGCGGTATCGCCTTCGATACGCCAAGGCCTGATGTGGCGCTCAAGCGTCATATTCCACGCTTCCGCCTGCATGACAGCGAGGAGGCGGTCAATCGTGCGGGTACCTTGATCACCATTCGTGTCGACCGTGCCGATGGCTTGAAGCCAGGCACGCCGATCCGCTTCCGTGGTCTAGACGTTGGCAGTATCGAAAGCGTCGACCTGACCGCAGACTTGCAGGCGGTGCTGTTGCGTGCACGCATTACTGAAGCGGCGGAGCGTATTGCCCGGGTCGGCACCCAGTTCTGGGTGGTCAAGCCTGCGCTGGGCCTGGTGCGCACTGAAAACCTCGACACCTTGATTGGTGGGCAATACCTGGAAGTGCAGCCGGCGGTCAAAGACAGAGGCACGCAGCGTGATTTCATTGCCCTGGCAGATGCCCCGGAGGTAGCTGGCCCTGAGGTCGGCTTGCCGTTGACGCTCAGTGCACCGCGGCGTGGTTCGATCAAGCCGGGTGTGCCGGTGACCTACCGTGAAGTTGCAGTTGGCAAGGTGACAGGCTTCGAGCTGGGCCAGAGCGCCGACCGCGTGCTGATCCATATCCTTATCGAGCCGCGCTATGCCGCATTGGTGCGCAGCGGCAGCCGCTTCTGGAACAGCAGTGGCTTTGGTTTCGATTGGGGGCTGTTGAAGGGCGCTACGGTGCGTACCGAGTCGCTGGAGACACTGATCGATGGCGGTATTGCCTTTGCCACCCCGGATGGCGAGCAGATGGGCAACCCGGCGCGGCCGCAACAAACCTTTGCCCTGTTCGACAAGGCAGAGGATCAATGGCTGCAGTGGGCGCCGAAGATCCAGATAGCCAAGTGA
- the ribF gene encoding bifunctional riboflavin kinase/FAD synthetase, translated as MQLVRGLHNLRPEHRGCVATIGNFDGVHRGHQAILARLRERGQALGLPTCVVIFEPQPREYFAPDTAPARLARLRDKVELLAAEGIDRVLCLAFNQRLSKLSADEFVKAILVDGLGVRHLEVGDDFRFGCDRAGDFAFLVEAGDKYGFTVEAANTVIQDGLRVSSTEVRKALSEGDFELAEHLLGRPYRITGRVLHGQKLARQLGTPTANIQLKRRRVPLSGVYLASIEIDGKAWPGVGNIGVRPTVAGDGRPHLEIHLLDYAGDLYGRRLTVEFHHKLREEQRFASLEALKSAIDADIAAARAHWHAQPLTKSLK; from the coding sequence ATGCAGCTGGTTCGAGGTCTTCACAACCTGCGCCCCGAGCACCGGGGCTGTGTCGCCACCATTGGCAACTTCGACGGGGTTCACCGCGGCCACCAGGCAATCCTGGCGCGTCTGCGCGAGCGCGGCCAAGCACTTGGCCTGCCGACCTGCGTGGTGATCTTCGAGCCACAGCCGCGCGAATACTTTGCCCCCGATACTGCCCCGGCGCGTCTGGCTCGGCTGCGCGACAAGGTCGAGCTGCTGGCCGCCGAAGGCATCGACCGCGTGCTGTGCCTGGCATTCAACCAGCGCCTGAGCAAGCTCAGCGCCGATGAGTTCGTCAAGGCCATCCTGGTCGACGGCCTGGGCGTGCGGCACCTCGAAGTGGGCGACGACTTCCGCTTTGGCTGCGACCGCGCAGGCGATTTTGCCTTCCTGGTCGAGGCCGGCGACAAGTACGGGTTCACCGTCGAAGCCGCCAACACGGTTATCCAAGATGGTTTGCGGGTCAGCAGCACCGAAGTGCGCAAGGCGTTGTCCGAAGGCGACTTCGAACTGGCCGAGCACCTGCTGGGCCGCCCGTACCGCATCACTGGCCGGGTCTTGCACGGCCAAAAACTCGCGCGCCAACTTGGCACGCCCACCGCCAACATCCAGCTCAAGCGCCGCCGCGTGCCGTTGTCCGGGGTTTACCTGGCCAGCATCGAAATCGACGGCAAGGCCTGGCCGGGTGTCGGCAATATCGGCGTGCGCCCCACCGTTGCCGGTGATGGGCGCCCGCACCTGGAGATTCATCTTCTGGATTATGCCGGCGACCTGTATGGCCGGCGTCTGACGGTGGAGTTCCACCACAAGCTGCGTGAAGAGCAGCGATTCGCCTCCCTTGAGGCGCTGAAGTCGGCGATCGACGCGGACATCGCCGCCGCACGTGCACATTGGCACGCTCAACCGCTAACGAAGAGCCTGAAATGA
- the fkpB gene encoding FKBP-type peptidyl-prolyl cis-trans isomerase — protein sequence MTDTRIGQNTEVTLHFALHLENGDTVDSTFDKSPAMFKVGDGNLLPGFEAALFGFKAGDKRTVTVAPENAFGQPNPQNVQVMPRSQFTDMELSEGLLVIFNDAANAELPGVVKAFDDAQVTIDFNHPLAGKTLSFEVEILDVKAL from the coding sequence ATGACTGACACCCGTATTGGCCAGAACACCGAAGTCACCTTGCACTTCGCCCTGCACCTTGAAAACGGCGACACGGTCGACAGCACGTTCGACAAGTCGCCCGCCATGTTCAAGGTCGGTGACGGTAACCTGCTGCCCGGTTTCGAAGCCGCGCTGTTCGGCTTCAAGGCCGGCGACAAGCGCACCGTCACCGTGGCCCCGGAGAACGCCTTCGGCCAACCGAACCCGCAGAATGTGCAAGTGATGCCGCGCTCGCAGTTCACCGACATGGAGTTGTCCGAAGGCCTGCTGGTGATCTTCAACGACGCCGCCAACGCCGAGCTGCCGGGCGTGGTCAAAGCCTTCGATGACGCGCAGGTGACCATCGACTTCAATCACCCACTGGCTGGCAAGACCCTGAGCTTCGAGGTGGAGATCCTCGATGTGAAGGCCTTGTAA